The Spinacia oleracea cultivar Varoflay chromosome 2, BTI_SOV_V1, whole genome shotgun sequence DNA segment CATAATCAAGTTGAGTATCGATCCTAATTTTTGGTAATCCCTCCGTCCCGTTTTTGTAGTCCTGATTCTATTTTAAGCATCCCAAAATTATAATCATGTTTCTATTTCTGGTCATTAAGTTTTCCActttcccatgtactatattaatttaaAATGCACTGAAAACCCAACACAATTtctccatgtactatattaattccTTTATCCATGAATTATATTTCACTTTCTCAtacaaatcaattatcaatATACTATATTCTAAATTTCCGTGTACTATATTacaattttcttaaaatccatgtttttagtcaaataatactataaatatgagatggaTGCAGTACAATTCTGGTAAATTAAAGAGACAGAGGTTAGTAGTATACTACGTTATAACTAATGACAATAAAGTAGAATgaccattattttttttataacaaaaagtaaatagaaagaTTAATAAAATTAAGACACGTGTCATCAAAATAGTATTGCTTATGTGTCATTGAAATGATGATGGTTATGCTTTATTGACTAGGTATTGACTAGGTATTAACTAGATATTGATTTACATCATAATTTTAAATAGACCCCCACCCAAAAGTCTAGTTATTTGTATCTGATCTAACTCGAATGTACCAGACTCATATCCAACCTGAACGACCCACTTGCTCCATATATGATATAGGTAATAGTATAATACTGAAATTTTGGTGACAAAGTTGGGCCCAATTAGATAACACAAATTCTtgtttacaatgggtgtacaataaatatcgtacactggagtaaaagttgacccaaaatgcttaaaagttacatttatatgtgtaaaagttatctattttttaatgatcaattatttcatttgaataaatattatttcttcaaaatcactaataatgtataaattaatcatttaaccctttaaaatgtttatctatcaacttttttattttataatataaaagttacagaaaaataggttaaagttacgaaaaactgcataaaagttattttggtatacaataaatttattgtacaccttgtacgcgcaagaccttttgattagATAAATCTAGGATATAATCTTATACGGAGTAGATGTGAATAAACACCGAAATCAGTTGTAGATTTGTATTAGTtggcaaatttgtaaaatttccaatcaaggaaaaaaaaaatgtatatcATGATGCCATATGTCTCATtccttttgtatttgtatttgtatttgtatttcctCCCCCTTTTTAACAAAAACAATCGTATATTTTCTAAAAAGACGAAACCCTTATCCTCACCCTCAAGGCCACAGTTGGTCAGTGTACTAAGGTTGCATTTTTCTTTAATCCCATACTACTTCCCCCACCGTCCCCGTATTTTCATTTAATTCGTATTAAACCATGACGGTAGATTGCATCATATCCCTCACCCCTtgaattttcatttgttttttccCTTCTTATTTGTACTACAATATTTTCACATTCCATTCTCAATCAAAACGATTTGCATAACATAAGTTTGGAAAACGCACCTGCTGCGACTTGAGATTTAATTGCAGTTTTTGAATATCACCTATTAATATTTACCAAGTAAGCTAGTTGGTGggggaactcaccttgtgacttgaAGGTCACATGGTCGAGCCTCATTAGCTGCAAAAATGCTTGGAAGTGACTCAAGCGAATACCTGTGTAGCTGGACTGGTTAACCTGTGCGAGGTGCTGGTTCAGTAAGATCCATTTttcttacctattaaaaaaaagtaagctAGTTGATATTTAGTTATTTACGTATCTTTTAATTGATTAAAGACATAAATTAATTGGATCTCGTCTATGTGACAGTATTGATAAAGGATGATTCCAAATCAGTAACCGTTACTGGTGAATTATACAAATCATATGACAAAATGGTAAGTAAATATACTTTCAAGATatacattttaattttaaattttactcAAGGAATATTATTTATGCTCATATTTATTCTGTTAATTTCAAATTATATTCTGTTAACATCATATTTTATTCATTTCATTCACTTTTTTATCTAcctttttctttagtttttctaCCCATTATTTACGAAAATATCATGTAATTTACACTAACACATAACAATTACTTATTGATATATTTTTCCATTGattaaagaaataaattaaaGCCTCAATCCGTAACCTCCAATGTTCCATTTTTTAATCTGTTGTTTTTTTGAGATTGCCTGTCAGCCTTCATTTGGGGAGGTTGTCTACATATAAGGACCCCATACccaccctaaaaaaaaaaaaaaatggaaatatggcccacccttaaataaatgtgtaaaagtgttgcTAACTTGATATATATACTGTCAACggtaatataagtattgtcattgttgtatatatactgtcattttgtattaaaatactgtcacaatcacccagaaaaaggaaattatgtatacaactgtaatgaaatataaaagtaaagagaccacttaaatgaatggataaaagtgttgcatattaaatgaatgggtaaaagtatgtatataaatgttatataagtattgtcatcgtttgcataaatactgtaattgttgtattaaaatactgtcgtTGTTGCCGATACTTAGtaatttgtttgacttttcaacttatGAGAGGAAATTACCATTTTACCCCGGATATGGGGGTAATTGTGCTGCTGTCCACCAGCGATGTGGCCTCCCTCTCATTTGGGTGAATATTACTCCGTAGTAAAGGAAGAAaagggaagagaaaggaaggaaagagaaaggaagtgaaataaaatatattttttcatgTTTGGTAtgatgaaataaagtaataggAATCCTAAGAAATAAAGTAAAACTTTTATAAAGGGTTTTCCTTTCAATTCCCTTcaagggaaaagaaagaaaaagaagggaagagaaatagattttattttcctgtgtttggtttaagggaaagaaaggaatggaagagaaagaaaatataaatgacaacttttaattttaattttagacGGAaaggaaagtaatttttttttataaagaagCTTTCTTTCCAATTCCATTCGTTTCTTTCCACTTCACGTAtaattatttgtaccaaataTAGAAAACCGTTTtacctttccttttttttcttttccttccaattcctccAGAGGGAAATTGAGAGCGAAGAAGAGAAGACGATGGGAGTGAGTTTGGAAGGAGAGAAGGTGATATTGGTGCCATACATGAAAGAACATGTTCCCAAATACCATCAATGGATGCAAGATCCTGCCCTTCTCTTTGCTACTGGTTCGGAGCCACTCACCCTTGATCAGGAGTATGACATGCAGCTCTCTTGGTCCCAGGACCCCCTCAGTTCTGCTTctattctctctcttcttcctaATTTTCTGCTCAAATTTCATTTCCCTTTAATTCTCGCTCAATTTGCCTTGGTTTAAGTTGCCAAATACTTGATGGGTTTTGCTGATTGTTgtaatttttgaggttttcatACTTTGATGCATTTACCTATCTGGGCATAAATTCTGTACGTGATGATGATTGAGGGTGTTTATATTGCATATTAGTTGATGGGTTTTGCTGATTTTGTGGAATGGTTGAGATTATTATACTTGGATGCATTTGTGTTGGAATTATATTTGATGGGTAATGGGTTGTTCTGATTTTGTAAGATTCTTCATGTGTGATAATTGTGGAGGTATTTGTGTTGCATACTTGAATATTGTATGATgggttattttttgtgatttttgaTGTTGTGTTGGTTGAAGTTTTGTGTTTGATTAACATAAGTATGTTAGCAACTTATGAATAAATGGTTCAACTAATTAGGAGCTATATGATTCATTATTGTAGTATGAAAATAAGAAACAGAAGGAAatgagtaaatatatttttgatccttgtgaatatgtttataaaaccactcaatTCGAACCTGGGGTAGTGGAGGAACTACTGTAGGTTGATTTTAGCAATTTCAGTTTCTTCGATGTCAGCCCTTCATTCAGGATTTCAGGGTGTCAGCTATCTCAGAATTAGTTGGAATTTCGCAAACAATCAGGGCAACATCGTCAATAGGCCATCCCCTGCGACTCACTTCCACAGATGATGATATCTGAAACGTGTTCGCAATTGGCATGGAAACCTGCATTGGCTGCATATCGAGTTATTTTATATGCTGATATTATCATAGTTAAGTGGAAGTAGGTGTTGTGGGAAAGGACCGAGTTCTGCTTATTCTACATCATCCATGGATGATTTAGAGGCAAAAATCAATGTAGACTAGAGCGTCTAAGTATCTAAACACCAATGAGTCTTGTCCCAATGTGCTCTCAATATGCCATCATCAACTGTCAATTCAATCCTTATAGAATGATAATGTGATAGGCCTATTGTTTAAGATTCCCAGCAACTACTAGCAATAACTTAACACAAAATGTAAAGCATGGGGTGTGCATAAATTGGAAAATTACGCACACATCATATCCAAATGATGGATTCGTCATGGATCTCGCAGATACACTTAACAACAAAATGTGGAGCATGGGGGTGTGCATAAATTGGAAAGTTACGCACACATCATATCCAAATGATGGATTTTTCATGGGTAAAAATTATTGCAATAGATTGCCATGCTCCTATAGGTTATAGTCCTATGGATGATATCAAGAATGTTCGTGTTTTGAAAAAGAAAAGCATGTAAGTGTACACTTGTCAACCTGAATCCCGAGATAATGGTGAACCTCACATTCAAACTTTGTTTTATTCCATCTATATTTAGGAGTCTTTTTGACGTATTTCCAGGCTGATGGAAATCAACGTTGACTCAAAGAAAATGAAGGGGGCTCATTTCTCCAATTTCACATTTTTGTTTCTTGTTCCCTTCCGTGCAATGTGGGGTAATGGTAGATATCCAAGACACTACTAAGACATTGGAAGAAGTACTGGGTGAAATAAAAGAGTTGCAATGGCAATATTTTGACAACGAATAGACATAGTTATGAATCTAGCACAGTTGGGCCTGAAGAACCGTATTACTTCTTTTAAGCATATCAGAACAAAGAAATACCGCTATCATTAGTGTATATACAATTGAAGACACTACAGGGAAAATGTGAATTCTTGTTTGACCCGGCAAAAGGAACACTAGGAAAAAAGTAGGGCAACAGAGATAGGGGAAACTTGGATAGGGAAAGCACTATTGTAGAAGGAAATAGAAAGAGATGTTGAGAATACATGGGCATTGCCGCATTAGTTCTGACAGACAATACAGGTTCAGTAATTGAGCTGACAATACAAAAGGAAACTGTAAGTGCTGGTCATATATGAACTCTGATGAATTAGAGGAGCAAAGAAGACGTGTGAGGGAAAGTAGGGGGTACAATAGAAAGAAATTAGGACTTTTGGTACTTAACTTGCGTTGAAATTCTGACACTATGCGCAGATGTATTTATTTTAAAACAAGAAATGAGGAGCTCTGAAACAGTTCTTTCCTTACTGATAGTTTTGTTTTTGTGTGGTTCTTCATGCTGTGATACTTGCAGGCATTTCTGTTGCATGATATATGATCGGGTTCTTCTGATTTGTGTTATACTAGTACTTGATATTTTGATAAATGATGTGCCTTTTTGTTACACAATAAGTTATGAGTTATGACTACGTGATGATTCTTAAAGTTGTGATAATTGGATATCTTTCAGAGCACACCTTCATTGTTTTGGATAAGCAGATGATTATGGGGGAATTCGTACATGGCCAACCCCATACTGAAGGTagatttgttttatatttactGTTATGGGCCTTATGGCTATGTGGAATTTATGATATTCCTGAGTACTTTTTTCTGTATATTTAGATGTCATAATTCATAAATGATATTTTATCCTTTATCTTCAGCCATGGTAGGTGATGTTAATATGTATATGAACGATCCTGAGGACCCTCTTTTTGGGGAAATTGAGATTATGATAGCTGAACCTAAAAGGTATCTCCTTATCTATTACTCATATTATTCAATAGATGTGCAATATCTATCGTATTCCCTAGTTATATCCTGTAGTTAGTTGAATGTTAGTTAACTAACAGTACATTATTACTTTCTTTTAAGGTAATTTTTGTTACACAATGCTAAAAATGTTGAGGTTTTTGCTTGTAGAAGTATATAAATTCTTAGTCTTTTTTATGTATGTCAATATGTGGAAAAGAAAGTTTAATGCAATAATGCTGTACTAAAGATAGATGCTGATTTCTACagaaaaaaggggaaaatcTTGATAGTGCTTTGTGCTTTTGACTTTTCCATTTGGTCCACAATTTAATTTTCTCATTTCACATGGTACCACTCAATTATTGGCTTAACCTCTACCGTAACTAGCTGTTAAGAAAATGTTAATTTCTATCTGGCATTCTTACTGCCATGTCATCCCTCTTTACCTCCGCTCCTTGCACCCGTTTCCCTTCTCTTACACAAACCACAGGTTAAATTGAGCTtgaattttgttttctttatcTTCTACAGCCCCTTCAATTTTTCGTTATTTTTCTGCTTTAATATGTTAACTGGAGCTTTCATTTTCCAAATTCAACCTATGCATTAACTACAAGACTTCTCCCTAATCCATTCTTCTGTTTTTGGTCACATGATCAACCCCAATAACCACCATCATATCCTAAATGCAGGAaactactactccctccgtacctTAATGTTCTTCTTGTTTCCTGAATtggtgtttctttttgttcttcccatttggaaatatttccatttatgTAAAgtaattttccctaaaattctaattagctgtcaagaaaaaaaggaaattctaaTTCCTACCTTATCCCACTTTAATTCCCCTAACATACCCCACTTGCATTATTTTTTTGATACTTTCTCCAATTAATGCAAAAGTAGaatctttatttttttaatagttttttttttatctcatCCAATCATTCCAAGATTCTTACTTTTTTTAATTCTCTCCCTGATTCTGAATGGGAAGAACCATTAAAGAACGGAAGAAGTAGTAAACAACCCCAATTCTCAGCCACCTTATCCGCAGGAAACCACTGGTAAACGACCCTAATAACCAATTAGCAACCATCATATCCAAAATTTGGTAGATTGTTTAACCAATCAATTACCTCTCGATCGCTCTGCTTGAAACCAACTACACTGCTGCCAAGTTATTGTAGCTGTTGTCAATGTTATTGTAGTGGTCGTGCGTGCCCGTTGTCCCTCTACTTGGATTTTCAAGGTTGCGGTAATTGTACTGAAGAAGAAGGGAAGGTATAGGGATGATGGTGAAGAAGTTGCAATAACCATTAAATCTTGTGTACAACCATCATCAACGAAGTGGAGATAAAATTtgagaaaaaataaaatgtgagaaataaataaataaagaaactaTATTTAACGTCTTGTTAACATTTTTCTCACAAAGACATTGAAGCGAAAAGTTGTGCGGTACCATGTGTGATAGGAAAATAAAATTGTGTGGATGCTAATGCATTTAGCATTGGGATACTAGGCCAAGTCTAATACAATGGGAGAAAGTGAAATGACAACGTTAGTCGGATGAACGCTACAAGAAGTGGGGGGGTGATTTGTAGTGTAGGAAGTTGTAGTTGCAGGAACTTAATGCGAAAGAGAGAATTTAAGCGAGGAAACTCTTCAGGGCAATGAAGATAAAActtcgacccactagggattttacTTTAAAACTCCACTAAAAATAGGCAACAACTCTGTTACAACCTATCCTCAACAAAGGCCACAACTTGAGTTGCTCCACAAACTCAAGTTTTCCAACAGTTGCTTCCTCAAACAAAACAACTGAACTCACCGACTTTTGCTCCGAAGCCTTCTTTCAACGCACAGACTTAACTGTCTACAAAGGATTCACTCAACCCTTAaccccaaaatccaaaatacaacTTCGAATTAATACGAACTCTAGTGTTTAGAAAGCTGAAGTATGGAATCGAACTTTAGAGACTCTTTGTGGATTGACTTAGAAAAACTTAGAACTCAATATTTTTTCTCACAAGAATATTTTTGCTCGATTAAGTCGGGTAATTTGCAAGGTAAAAGTGTTCTCCTTTTATGGGTAGTAATCATCCTTCTCGGTGGTTCCATACCAAGTTATTTTCTAGATAcacaaatcctaaaactaactCAATTTTTAGTCTTCAAGTTTCTTCACTTTGAAGCTACAACTCTGCAGCTTCATGAGTCatgttccagctcaggaactcTTCATTATTTCTTCAAAGGACTTTGCCTTCACTTGTTTGATTATTGCTCTTCAAGTCTTTATGCTTGACCCTCTCTTGATTCTGCTCCGGACCTTCAGTTTTCTTTTCACGTAAACTTAACCAAACATTAGAATAGTGTGCAAGTCATCATCAAAGCCTAGGGTCAATAGGTTGCTTCATAATAATGACAGTTCTGATTGCTATAAACTGTAATGCAGAAAACATATTATGTGTCATGTAAATCTGGAAATTCCTCACTGAACTATTATCTAATGGTTGCTTGGAGATATAATTTGGGGTTTTAGTTGCATTTTCATACTTCCATCAATGCCATCTTCCATAGATGGGCAACTGTGAGTCTGGTGGTTGTGAGAATGCATGTTGAAACTGTAGAAAGTTTAGATGGATATTTAGGAAACTTGGTACAAGTTGGAATCAGATGATCAGAGTTTGAAGCCAGATGCATGAGCAGATTCTGGAGTTGAAATTTATGTTTTTGCTTGTGGAAATTTAAGCAGTCTAAATTTGCATCTAATTCTGTAATGTGTCGTAGCACTGATTGGAAGAGTTGTCCGGAAAACATGCAATGGGATCGAAAGAAAACCTCACGAGAAGATGATTCTTGTGTTTTTATAAGAAATAACTAGTGGTTGCTAGGAATTTGGACGATGCTAATGGTGTTAGTGTGTTACTAACTGAGATAATAAAGTATCATCTCCAGTCGCTAGCCAAAACAAAACAGATACTCCGTAAGAGAGAATGAAAGGTATGGAACCCTAAGAGAAAATAGTATTCCactgaacatttattttttgtggCGCCTATTTGCCAAATATTTGGCGCCTAAACATAGTAAGTGGGTAAGAGAATAAGAGGTGGCAGCCAGCCACACAAATCCCCTTTTCtgccttttttattttatccttttattttttatttttgttttcttccGATCTAAGTTAATTGCTAAAGGCCTGATTGATAACTGACACACAATAGAAAAcctattaataatattttacacACTTACATTAACTCTAATATTTATACAATAGTACTATTACTACCTATTAGATATTACAAGTTTACAACATACGACGAAaatgttttattaattaaatgacTTAAATTCTCGAATACTAAAACTTAATACCAAAAGGAATGATGTGGCGGATTTGTTTGGGTATCTTCATTGTTGCTATTCCTTCCATAGTCCCCAAAAAAGTAGGACCCCGTACCATCCGCCCATGGTGATTCATTTTGACTGGAGTTGCCACTACCACTACCATAATATGATGGTTGATTATAATGAATACCCCAATAATTAATCGTGCCATGGTCAGTAGCATAAACGCCATCGGGAAGTTGCGGTTCATAATAACCAAATTCACCTTCACTTGGTCCTGCTATTGTACTCGTAATCATAATCATCGGGGAAATGATCTTGGTAATTGTAATCTTGGTATGTAGGACCTTCAAAGGAAGAGTTTGCCGACTCGGGTGGAATAACATTTGCGGACAATGCATTCCACGATGCATCACTACCTAGTGGTTCAGtcgaaggttgtcttctccttGTACGTCTTTGAAATGTCTAGGGATATAGTCTTTCAGGTGTAGAGTGTGGTGGGTTCTGAATCGTAGGAATAAGATGTGCCAAATGCATTTTCACCATTAGTGTTACCAGCATTATCGTCATCTCCATCGTCACTACTTGGTGGAGTTAAAGCAGACTGATTGTTACCACTAGCTTGTTGACTTGGATCAGTGCTTGAATGATTTGAACCTTGCTAACACCACCACCATCcccatcatcattatcatctaGCCAACTCACATCATCTCCTTGAAAAACAGGGGCTTCCGATTCCTCTAACCAGTCATTTAATAGATGTTCGACATCAAATAtgtaatccaaattaattggaTCACAACTGGAATTGAGCTCATCATTACCATGCCTCCTCAAATGCCTCAACTTTAATTTCATGTTGTATAAGATAAACAATTTGATGGAGCCTTTGGTATTTCAACTTATTTCTTATTTTAGTATGAACTAGACTCCTCATACTCCAGCTTCTTTCACAgtttgatgatgatgtggttTGACTTAAAACTCTCACTGCAATTTTCCCTAGTTCAGGGGTGCTTTCACCATAAGTCATCCACCATATAGCTGCATAAAACAGTacataaaagaagaaaaaatgtATTTTAAAAATTTCAATTCTAGTAACTTAAATGAATTAGTGTCTCATAAATAATATTATACCTAGATCCATTTGTTTTACTGCCCTCTATGCCGAACTACTACAGAAACTCTCATCTTATCACGGTACCAATAAATATGTGTATTGCCTGTTtgttaatatattttaaaaaatgacTTATAATTGTATTTTAGTCAACTATAGTAACTTACTTGTTGGAGTACCTTGATTTGTACATCTTCATTCCGCTCTAGTCTCAAGATCACGTTTCTCACCCCTTGTAAGAGCTCTCTATCTGTTCCAATAGGTGTTGCTCCGTACATGAATTGAGGGTTTAAGAAACATCCTAACAATGACAATCATGAATTTGATTATTCATATGAGGGTTTAAGAAACATCCTAACAATGACTATCATGAATTTGATTATTCATATGATATTCATGTAAGGGAgaagaaataaaaatattacctGCGGCATGTAAGTATGTATTGGAGTTCCACCTTTTGTCTATCATACCCCAATATCGCTTATAATGTTCACAAtcgtttttttgttggaaaattaCATCGCTCCACCGCCTAATATGTGTAACCCATTGTTGGTTTGACATCTCCATCAAGAAGTCTCAATACTTTAAAAATGGGCTCTTGTATTTTCAATATCTCATCGGCTTTTACCCAAAATCTTGCAACATCAGTTGAAGGAGTTTTAGAGAAAGTCTTACGAACTTCAACAACCAAGGCATTATTCATTCTGGCATATATTGACGTTGTCCCTCGACTAGAGTCAAACATGTTTTGCAAGGCTACAACACTTTCTAGCATTATAAATTGTGTGGCAAATCGTGTGATGCCGGGACGTGTGAGATCTCTACCATCAGTGAACTTCTTCATGTAATCAATTGCCCATTtatacttgtatataaattgtatAATCTTTCTTGCTCGATCTATAACAAGCTTAATTGTGCTTTTCTTTCCAATATTTTCCAATAGAAGATCTAAACAATGTGCTGCACAAGAAGTCCAATATAAATGAGGGAATCTCtccattagttttttttttccagcaACCTTCACACAAGCTTTCATTTGTCTGTCACTATTTGGACAACCTTATCTTCACCTATCTCCTGTAATACTTTTCCCATTAGCTTAAAGTACTAGTCTGCATCTCTACATTACACATCGGTAGAATAAATTGACTTATGAAAGACAGTGCCATGAACCGAGTACACAAGGAAGTTAATAATGTGCATGTTGATTGTACCTAACCAACCATCACAACATTATTGTCACACCCCTTTTGTTCCAAACGGACTCAAATGATTTAATTACTCATTCATTTCTTTAACTTCCTCGAGTTTAtataccaaaataaaaaaatgtaaaaataatattattgtagtACATATAAAGCTAAcacgaattaaaaaaaatcatatgaTATATTTAACATTACCTGTGCTATATCATACGCGGTAGGAGCTCGAACATTAGGACATTCACGTATAGTTTGCATGAGAAGATTATTGAAAGAAGATTCAATTGCCTTGTATGGAGATTAGCATCAATCATAAAATTTCCAAATGCTTTTATGATAGACTTTTTTGCCTTCTTCAAAAACGAAGTATTCAGTTTTGATTGCTTTTGTTTTGGGCAATCCTTTTCTAGTTCTATTTCGCATGCCCTTAATCTTGCTAAAGGAGATGATGTTGGTTCGAATGGTGTGTTTCTCCCTCTCCCAACTCCAACAAAAAATAATTTTGCTCCATTGGAAAATCTGCGGGCTTTGCACCTAGTAGACATGTTTCTGAAATAACATCTAAAGTGTATTTCCGCTGACACACATAAAACTCATTTGTTACATGCCATTTCCGGTTCTACAAAATATTTCAGATGATCCCGATCCTTCGTTTTAAAGCATTGACTCAAAATGATCTAATACTATTTAATCAGATACATTGTTTCATTGTTTCCTGCAATAGTTGTAACTCCCCTTTCGAAAGGGTGAATAACGAGTAACCAAAATATGACTGCTTAAACCCACACTTCTTCAGAGCAATAGACAACTTTTGAAACCAAA contains these protein-coding regions:
- the LOC110803826 gene encoding uncharacterized protein; translation: MGVSLEGEKVILVPYMKEHVPKYHQWMQDPALLFATGSEPLTLDQEYDMQLSWSQDPLKHTFIVLDKQMIMGEFVHGQPHTEAMVGDVNMYMNDPEDPLFGEIEIMIAEPKSRGKGLGKEAVVMMMAFAVENVGIHTFRAKIGESNQASILLFHKLGFQDSSFSEAFKEWTMELPVTKSNRDYLLQHCADKMVTHSS